In one window of Henckelia pumila isolate YLH828 chromosome 1, ASM3356847v2, whole genome shotgun sequence DNA:
- the LOC140887355 gene encoding 1-phosphatidylinositol-3-phosphate 5-kinase FAB1B isoform X1: MDATNKNFSDLIGLLKSWIPWRSEPAHVSRDFWMPDQSCRVCYECDTQFTLFNRRHHCRLCGRIFCGKCTSNWIPTPPREPEIPREEGDIRVCNYCFMQWQQGLSAPVDDGIQVSKVDLISTSPSATSFISTKSCGTCDSSSVTFVSLPQSCAISPPQSETMETTIERQSVKATTSNDYAVEIVEQGITQNQFGLCSNRSDDDDDDEYGVYHLGSRTSSYSQINGYYGHVPFEDMDNSYESHKVHPESIALDSESRSSSPFHDIFDSQASDDVHQIVKKIVEDDIGDDDEAPSLYAAEDVDTEPVDFENNGVLWLPPEPEDEEDEREAVLFEDDDHGDATGEWGYLRSSSSFGSGECRSRDKSNEEHKKVIKNVVDGHFRALIAQLLQVENLLTAEETDGESWVEIITALSWEAATLLKPDMSKGGQMDPGGYVKVKCLASGRRSESMVIKGVVCKKNLAHRRMPSQIEKPRVLMLGGALEYQRVSNALSSFDTLLQQEMDHLKMAVAKIDAHHPDILLVEKSVSRHAQDYLLAKEISLVLNIKRPLFERIARCTGGEIVPTIDNLSAQKLGYCDMFHVERVLEEHGTAGQSGKKLAKTLMYFEGCPKPLGCTILLRGANGDELKKVKHVIQYGIFAAYHLALETSFLADEGASLPELPLNSPITVAIPEKPTIERSISSVIGYTIPASEQTPGVQSFKEPQRSNSLPTSDLVKAAVTSFHKNECTETSILPAPMSFLHPKALVSSSVNNHQYRPLNEPSASHSSEERDLVDFAMASEAKTFEADGLAATEDFLSANSYDDSTTRSMTKNFCNLDANTNGSIPSSFLTDKKIILEQPGFKEDFPPSPSDHQSILVSLSSRCVWKGTVCERSHLFRIKYYGSFDKPLGRFLRDHLFDQAYRCRSCEMPTEAHVQCYTHLQGTLTISVKKLPEILLRGEKEGKIWMWHRCLKCPRTNGFPPATRRIVMSDAAWGLSFGKFLELSFSNHAAASRVASCGHSLHRDCLRFYGFGNMVACFRYASIDVYSVYLPPSKLDFSYGSQEWIEKEMNEVASRAEFLFSEVLNSLRLLVERKSGPGQPNNGTKITESRRQITDLEGKLQKEKEEFEESFQKVVKTDARKGLHAIDILELYRLRRQIIFQSYMWDRRLMHADSFDDKNQPGDVEVSCSEPIRKSHSVGENLHDINVPVKTGETLCTAESIPVDAKSVQNPDEEVCNRHRDSSEVVHLPTDVCLNSDHGDQDPTTSFVGVDTTSESDPQESNISVCRSLSDGQALVCLSDTLEAAWTGENHPGTEIPKNINFSESLEADTPSTIGISENLDVEDSGEDLSLSKVSRSPSVLSTRDSDNMEDVVSWLSMPFISFYRSLNKNFVGPTQKLDTLGEYDPVYISSFQESELQGGAKLLLPVGINDTVIAVYDDEPTSIVAYALVSPEFLAQVSDEPERPKDIVGSMFSTFSLDAGHFQSFHSSDEMVPDSYKSLGPGDESISSLSTARSSLPVDLLSFTKSLHTRVSFSDDGSKVKYAVTCYYAKRFENLRSICCPSEMDFVRSLSRCKKWGAQGGKSNVFFAKTLDDRFIIKQVTKTELESFIKFAPGYFKYLSESIGSGSPTCLAKILGIYQVTSKHLKGGKESKMDLLVMENLLFGRNLTRLYDLKGSSRSRYNPDSSGSNKVLLDQNLIEAMPTSPIFVGNKAKRLLERAVWNDTAFLASIDVMDYSLLVGVDEEKHELVLGIIDFMRQYTWDKHLETWVKASGFLGGPKNVSPTVISPKQYKRRFRKAMTTYFLMVPDQWSPATIIPSKSQTDLCDETKSQSVTPIE, encoded by the exons ATGGATGCTACCAATAAGAATTTCTCTGATCTGATAGGGTTATTAAAGTCCTGGATCCCTTGGCGGTCCGAGCCAGCTCATGTGTCAAGGGATTTTTGGATGCCCGATCAGAGTTGCAGGGTATGCTACGAATGTGATACCCAGTTCACCTTATTCAACCGTAGGCACCATTGTCGTCTCTGCGGCCGAATTTTTTGCGGAAAGTGTACTTCAAATTGGATTCCTACGCCACCCCGTGAACCTGAGATTCCACGGGAAGAGGGGGATATTAGGGTCTGTAATTACTGCTTCATGCAATGGCAGCAAGGCTTGTCGGCACCCGTTGATGATGGAATCCAGGTCTCCAAAGTGGACCTCATCAGCACCTCACCATCTGCCACCAGTTTTATCAGCACCAAATCCTGTGGAACCTGTGACAGTAGTAGCGTTACCTTTGTTTCATTACCTCAGTCTTGTGCAATTAGCCCACCTCAATCAGAAACAATGGAGACTACAATAGAAAGGCAAAGTGTTAAAGCAACAACAAGCAATGATTATGCCGTGGAAATAGTAGAACAAGGCATAACTCAGAACCAATTTGGATTATGCTCCAACAG gagtgatgatgatgatgatgatgaatatGGAGTATATCACTTGGGTTCAAGGACTAGTTCATATTCTCAGATTAATGGCTATTATGGTCATGTTCCGTTTGAAGATATGGACAATAGCTACGAATCCCATAAAGTTCATCCTGAAAGCATTGCTCTCGATTCAGAAAGTCGGAGCAGTTCTccatttcatgatatttttgaTTCTCAGGCTTCTGATGATGTCCACCAGATCGTGAAAAAAATTGTTGAGGATGACATCGGTGACGATGATGAGGCACCTTCTTTGTATGCTGCTGAAGATGTTGACACTGAACCTGTTGATTTTGAAAATAATGGAGTCCTGTGGCTCCCTCCTGAACCAGAAGACGAAGAAGATGAAAGGGAGGCAGTTTTGTTTGAGGATGATGATCATGGGGATGCCACCGGAGAATGGGGGTACTTGCGCAGTTCAAGCAGCTTTGGGAGTGGCGAATGTCGGAGCAGGGACAAATCAAATGAGGAGCATAAGAAAGTCATTAAGAACGTGGTTGATGGCCATTTCCGAGCTTTAATAGCGCAACTCTTGCAGGTAGAGAATCTTCTTACAGCAGAGGAAACCGATGGAGAGAGTTGGGTAGAAATAATCACGGCCTTGTCGTGGGAGGCTGCTACATTGTTGAAGCCAGATATGAGCAAGGGTGGGCAGATGGATCCAGGGGGCTATGTGAAAGTCAAATGTTTGGCTTCTGGGCGTCGGAGTGAGAG CATGGTGATCAAAGGAGTTGTTTGCAAGAAAAATTTAGCTCATCGACGGATGCCTTCACAAATTGAGAAACCTCGGGTGCTAATGCTTGGTGGGGCTCTCGAATACCAGCGTGTTTCTAATGCTCTTTCAAGCTTTGATACTTTGTTACAGCAG GAAATGGATCATCTTAAGATGGCAGTTGCAAAAATAGATGCACACCATCCTGACATTCTTTTGGTGGAGAAATCTGTTTCGCGACATGCACAGGACTATCTGCTTGCAAAAGAAATATCCCTTGTTCTGAATATCAAAAGGCCACTCTTTGAGCGCATAGCCCGCTGCACGGGTGGCGAAATAGTCCCTACAATTGATAATCTTTCTGCTCAAAAGTTGGGATATTGTGATATGTTCCACGTCGAAAGGGTGTTAGAAGAGCATGGAACGGCTGGACAGAGTGGAAAGAAGCTGGCGAAGACGCTGATGTATTTTGAAGGTTGTCCAAAGCCGTTGGGTTGCACG ATATTACTTCGAGGTGCCAATGGGGACGAGTTAAAGAAAGTAAAGCATGTTATACAATATGGGATTTTCGCTGCTTATCATTTAGCTCTGGAGACATCTTTTCTTGCTGATGAAGGTGCCTCTCTGCCAGAGCTACCATTAAACTCCCCAATTACAGTTGCAATTCCGGAAAAGCCAACAATTGAGAGGTCTATCTCAAGCGTTATTGGGTATACCATCCCTGCCAGTGAACAAACTCCTGGAGTTCAGTCATTCAAAGAACCACAGAGATCAAATAGTCTGCCTACTTCAGATCTGGTGAAGGCTGCAGTCACTTCCTTCCACAAAAATGAATGCACAGAGACGTCTATACTTCCAGCTCCTATGAGTTTTCTACATCCCAAAGCTCTTGTTTCATCTTCTGTCAATAACCATCAGTATCGTCCCTTGAATGAACCATCTGCTTCCCACTCATCAGAGGAAAGAGACCTAGTAGATTTTGCCATGGCTTCAGAGGCAAAAACTTTTGAAGCAGATGGACTGGCTGCTACCGAAGATTTTCTTAGTGCAAATTCTTATGATGATTCAACCACGAGAAGTATGACTAAGAATTTCTGCAACCTGGATGCAAACACAAATGGCTCAATTCCATCATCTTTTCTCACTGATAAAAAAATTATCCTGGAACAACCTGGGTTTAAGGAAGATTTTCCACCTTCCCCCTCGGACCATCAAAGCATCTTGGTTTCCTTATCATCACGATGCGTGTGGAAGGGAACTGTCTGTGAGAGATCCCATTTGTTTCGGATCAAATACTATGGAAGCTTTGACAAGCCACTGGGTCGTTTTCTGCGGGATCATTTATTTGATCAG GCTTATAGATGCCGCTCATGTGAGATGCCCACAGAAGCTCATGTTCAATGTTATACTCACCTACAAGGTACTCTAACAATCTCAGTCAAGAAACTGCCAGAAATTCTTCTTCGTGGTGAAAAGGAAGGAAAGATTTGGATGTGGCATCGTTGCCTAAAGTGCCCAAGAACTAATGGTTTCCCGCCTGCAACTCGAAGGATTGTCATGTCTGATGCTGCATGGGGACTGTCCTTTGGAAAGTTTTTGGAGCTAAGCTTTTCAAATCACGCAGCAGCAAGCAGAGTGGCAAGCTGCGGCCATTCTTTACATAGAGACTGTCTTAGGTTTTATGG GTTTGGGAATATGGTTGCTTGCTTTCGGTATGCGTCCATTGATGTTTACTCAGTCTACCTGCCTCCGTCAAAACTTGATTTTAGTTATGGAAGTCAGGAGTGGATTGAAAAAGAAATGAATGAG GTGGCTTCGCGCGCAGAGTTTTTGTTCTCTGAAGTGCTTAATTCTCTCCGTCTTCTGGTGGAAAGAAAATCTGGCCCTGGTCAGCCCAATAATGGCACCAAAATTACTGAATCAAGACGCCAAATAACTGACCTAGAAGGGAAGTTGCAGAAGGAGAAGGAAGAATTTGAG GAATCCTTCCAAAAAGTAGTGAAGACGGATGCAAGAAAAGGGCTGCATGCCATAGATATTCTTGAGCTGTATCGACTCAGACGACAAATCATTTTCCAGTCTTATATGTGGGACCGCCGCCTGATGCATGCAGATAGTTTTGATGACAAAAACCAACCAGGTGATGTGGAAGTCTCATGTTCAGAACCCATTCGGAAATCCCATAGTGTTGGTGAGAATCTTCATGATATCAATGTCCCTGTTAAGACTGGTGAAACTTTGTGTACTGCTGAATCTATTCCCGTTGATGCAAAATCTGTCCAAAATCCTGATGAAGAGGTCTGCAATAGGCACAGAGATTCTTCTGAGGTTGTTCATCTACCAACCGATGTGTGTCTTAACTCTGATCATGGAGATCAAGATCCAACTACATCTTTTGTTGGGGTGGATACCACGAGTGAATCTGATCCTCAGGAGTCAAATATTAGTGTCTGTAGATCCCTCTCTGACGGTCAAGCTCTTGTTTGTTTATCAGATACTCTTGAGGCAGCGTGGACTGGCGAAAACCACCCTGGTACTGAGATCCCTAAGAACATTAACTTTTCCGAGTCATTAGAAGCAGATACACCATCTACAATAGGCATATCTGAAAACTTGGATGTGGAAGACTCGGGGGAGGATTTGAGCCTGTCAAAGGTATCTCGGTCGCCTTCGGTTTTGTCAACAAGAGATTCTGATAATATGGAGGACGTTGTAAGCTGGTTAAGTATGCCGTTTATAAGTTTCTATCGATcattaaacaaaaattttgttGGACCTACCCAGAAACTGGATACGCTCGGTGAATACGATCCAGTATACATTTCATCATTTCAGGAGTCTGAACTCCAAGGTGGGGCCAAGTTGCTTCTGCCTGTGGGGATTAATGACACTGTCATTGCAGTGTATGACGATGAACCTACTAGTATTGTAGCTTATGCACTTGTTTCTCCTGAATTTCTTGCCCAAGTTTCTGATGAGCCGGAGAGACCTAAGGACATTGTTGGCTCGATGTTTTCTACGTTTTCTTTGGATGCTGGGCATTTTCAATCATTTCATTCTTCGGACGAAATGGTGCCGGATTCTTACAAAAGTCTTGGACCTGGAGATGAGAGCATCTCATCCTTGTCAACTGCTCGTAGCTCCTTGCCTGTGGATCTACTCTCTTTTACAAAATCTTTGCACACGAGAGTGTCTTTTTCTGACGATGGATCCAAGGTGAAATACGCAGTTACTTGTTACTATGCGAAGCGTTTTGAAAATCTTAGGAGTATATGTTGTCCATCCGAAATGGATTTTGTTAGATCCCTTAGCCGATGTAAGAAGTGGGGAGCTCAAGGTGGCAAGAGCAATGTATTTTTCGCTAAAACCTTGGATGATCGGTTTATCATAAAGCAAGTGACAAAGACTGAGCTGGAATCTTTCATTAAGTTTGCCCCTGGATATTTCAAGTATCTTTCAGAATCAATAGGCTCAGGAAGCCCAACGTGCCTAGCAAAGATCCTTGGAATTTATCAG GTCACATCCAAGCATCTGAAAGGCGGGAAAGAATCCAAAATGGATCTGCTGGTCATGGAGAATCTCCTGTTTGGTAGAAATCTGACACGGCTCTATGATCTTAAAGGATCTTCCAGGTCTCGATATAATCCTGATTCTTCTGGAAGTAATAAGGTTTTGCTGGATCAGAACTTGATTGAAGCTATGCCTACTTCCCCAATTTTTGTTGGAAACAAGGCCAAGAGATTACTGGAAAGAGCAGTCTGGA
- the LOC140887355 gene encoding 1-phosphatidylinositol-3-phosphate 5-kinase FAB1B isoform X2, whose product MILDSVWTEALHFKFYSNRDDDDDDEYGVYHLGSRTSSYSQINGYYGHVPFEDMDNSYESHKVHPESIALDSESRSSSPFHDIFDSQASDDVHQIVKKIVEDDIGDDDEAPSLYAAEDVDTEPVDFENNGVLWLPPEPEDEEDEREAVLFEDDDHGDATGEWGYLRSSSSFGSGECRSRDKSNEEHKKVIKNVVDGHFRALIAQLLQVENLLTAEETDGESWVEIITALSWEAATLLKPDMSKGGQMDPGGYVKVKCLASGRRSESMVIKGVVCKKNLAHRRMPSQIEKPRVLMLGGALEYQRVSNALSSFDTLLQQEMDHLKMAVAKIDAHHPDILLVEKSVSRHAQDYLLAKEISLVLNIKRPLFERIARCTGGEIVPTIDNLSAQKLGYCDMFHVERVLEEHGTAGQSGKKLAKTLMYFEGCPKPLGCTILLRGANGDELKKVKHVIQYGIFAAYHLALETSFLADEGASLPELPLNSPITVAIPEKPTIERSISSVIGYTIPASEQTPGVQSFKEPQRSNSLPTSDLVKAAVTSFHKNECTETSILPAPMSFLHPKALVSSSVNNHQYRPLNEPSASHSSEERDLVDFAMASEAKTFEADGLAATEDFLSANSYDDSTTRSMTKNFCNLDANTNGSIPSSFLTDKKIILEQPGFKEDFPPSPSDHQSILVSLSSRCVWKGTVCERSHLFRIKYYGSFDKPLGRFLRDHLFDQAYRCRSCEMPTEAHVQCYTHLQGTLTISVKKLPEILLRGEKEGKIWMWHRCLKCPRTNGFPPATRRIVMSDAAWGLSFGKFLELSFSNHAAASRVASCGHSLHRDCLRFYGFGNMVACFRYASIDVYSVYLPPSKLDFSYGSQEWIEKEMNEVASRAEFLFSEVLNSLRLLVERKSGPGQPNNGTKITESRRQITDLEGKLQKEKEEFEESFQKVVKTDARKGLHAIDILELYRLRRQIIFQSYMWDRRLMHADSFDDKNQPGDVEVSCSEPIRKSHSVGENLHDINVPVKTGETLCTAESIPVDAKSVQNPDEEVCNRHRDSSEVVHLPTDVCLNSDHGDQDPTTSFVGVDTTSESDPQESNISVCRSLSDGQALVCLSDTLEAAWTGENHPGTEIPKNINFSESLEADTPSTIGISENLDVEDSGEDLSLSKVSRSPSVLSTRDSDNMEDVVSWLSMPFISFYRSLNKNFVGPTQKLDTLGEYDPVYISSFQESELQGGAKLLLPVGINDTVIAVYDDEPTSIVAYALVSPEFLAQVSDEPERPKDIVGSMFSTFSLDAGHFQSFHSSDEMVPDSYKSLGPGDESISSLSTARSSLPVDLLSFTKSLHTRVSFSDDGSKVKYAVTCYYAKRFENLRSICCPSEMDFVRSLSRCKKWGAQGGKSNVFFAKTLDDRFIIKQVTKTELESFIKFAPGYFKYLSESIGSGSPTCLAKILGIYQVTSKHLKGGKESKMDLLVMENLLFGRNLTRLYDLKGSSRSRYNPDSSGSNKVLLDQNLIEAMPTSPIFVGNKAKRLLERAVWNDTAFLASIDVMDYSLLVGVDEEKHELVLGIIDFMRQYTWDKHLETWVKASGFLGGPKNVSPTVISPKQYKRRFRKAMTTYFLMVPDQWSPATIIPSKSQTDLCDETKSQSVTPIE is encoded by the exons ATGATATTAGATTCAGTATGGACGGAGGCATTGCACTTCAAGTTTTATTCCAATCG tgatgatgatgatgatgatgaatatGGAGTATATCACTTGGGTTCAAGGACTAGTTCATATTCTCAGATTAATGGCTATTATGGTCATGTTCCGTTTGAAGATATGGACAATAGCTACGAATCCCATAAAGTTCATCCTGAAAGCATTGCTCTCGATTCAGAAAGTCGGAGCAGTTCTccatttcatgatatttttgaTTCTCAGGCTTCTGATGATGTCCACCAGATCGTGAAAAAAATTGTTGAGGATGACATCGGTGACGATGATGAGGCACCTTCTTTGTATGCTGCTGAAGATGTTGACACTGAACCTGTTGATTTTGAAAATAATGGAGTCCTGTGGCTCCCTCCTGAACCAGAAGACGAAGAAGATGAAAGGGAGGCAGTTTTGTTTGAGGATGATGATCATGGGGATGCCACCGGAGAATGGGGGTACTTGCGCAGTTCAAGCAGCTTTGGGAGTGGCGAATGTCGGAGCAGGGACAAATCAAATGAGGAGCATAAGAAAGTCATTAAGAACGTGGTTGATGGCCATTTCCGAGCTTTAATAGCGCAACTCTTGCAGGTAGAGAATCTTCTTACAGCAGAGGAAACCGATGGAGAGAGTTGGGTAGAAATAATCACGGCCTTGTCGTGGGAGGCTGCTACATTGTTGAAGCCAGATATGAGCAAGGGTGGGCAGATGGATCCAGGGGGCTATGTGAAAGTCAAATGTTTGGCTTCTGGGCGTCGGAGTGAGAG CATGGTGATCAAAGGAGTTGTTTGCAAGAAAAATTTAGCTCATCGACGGATGCCTTCACAAATTGAGAAACCTCGGGTGCTAATGCTTGGTGGGGCTCTCGAATACCAGCGTGTTTCTAATGCTCTTTCAAGCTTTGATACTTTGTTACAGCAG GAAATGGATCATCTTAAGATGGCAGTTGCAAAAATAGATGCACACCATCCTGACATTCTTTTGGTGGAGAAATCTGTTTCGCGACATGCACAGGACTATCTGCTTGCAAAAGAAATATCCCTTGTTCTGAATATCAAAAGGCCACTCTTTGAGCGCATAGCCCGCTGCACGGGTGGCGAAATAGTCCCTACAATTGATAATCTTTCTGCTCAAAAGTTGGGATATTGTGATATGTTCCACGTCGAAAGGGTGTTAGAAGAGCATGGAACGGCTGGACAGAGTGGAAAGAAGCTGGCGAAGACGCTGATGTATTTTGAAGGTTGTCCAAAGCCGTTGGGTTGCACG ATATTACTTCGAGGTGCCAATGGGGACGAGTTAAAGAAAGTAAAGCATGTTATACAATATGGGATTTTCGCTGCTTATCATTTAGCTCTGGAGACATCTTTTCTTGCTGATGAAGGTGCCTCTCTGCCAGAGCTACCATTAAACTCCCCAATTACAGTTGCAATTCCGGAAAAGCCAACAATTGAGAGGTCTATCTCAAGCGTTATTGGGTATACCATCCCTGCCAGTGAACAAACTCCTGGAGTTCAGTCATTCAAAGAACCACAGAGATCAAATAGTCTGCCTACTTCAGATCTGGTGAAGGCTGCAGTCACTTCCTTCCACAAAAATGAATGCACAGAGACGTCTATACTTCCAGCTCCTATGAGTTTTCTACATCCCAAAGCTCTTGTTTCATCTTCTGTCAATAACCATCAGTATCGTCCCTTGAATGAACCATCTGCTTCCCACTCATCAGAGGAAAGAGACCTAGTAGATTTTGCCATGGCTTCAGAGGCAAAAACTTTTGAAGCAGATGGACTGGCTGCTACCGAAGATTTTCTTAGTGCAAATTCTTATGATGATTCAACCACGAGAAGTATGACTAAGAATTTCTGCAACCTGGATGCAAACACAAATGGCTCAATTCCATCATCTTTTCTCACTGATAAAAAAATTATCCTGGAACAACCTGGGTTTAAGGAAGATTTTCCACCTTCCCCCTCGGACCATCAAAGCATCTTGGTTTCCTTATCATCACGATGCGTGTGGAAGGGAACTGTCTGTGAGAGATCCCATTTGTTTCGGATCAAATACTATGGAAGCTTTGACAAGCCACTGGGTCGTTTTCTGCGGGATCATTTATTTGATCAG GCTTATAGATGCCGCTCATGTGAGATGCCCACAGAAGCTCATGTTCAATGTTATACTCACCTACAAGGTACTCTAACAATCTCAGTCAAGAAACTGCCAGAAATTCTTCTTCGTGGTGAAAAGGAAGGAAAGATTTGGATGTGGCATCGTTGCCTAAAGTGCCCAAGAACTAATGGTTTCCCGCCTGCAACTCGAAGGATTGTCATGTCTGATGCTGCATGGGGACTGTCCTTTGGAAAGTTTTTGGAGCTAAGCTTTTCAAATCACGCAGCAGCAAGCAGAGTGGCAAGCTGCGGCCATTCTTTACATAGAGACTGTCTTAGGTTTTATGG GTTTGGGAATATGGTTGCTTGCTTTCGGTATGCGTCCATTGATGTTTACTCAGTCTACCTGCCTCCGTCAAAACTTGATTTTAGTTATGGAAGTCAGGAGTGGATTGAAAAAGAAATGAATGAG GTGGCTTCGCGCGCAGAGTTTTTGTTCTCTGAAGTGCTTAATTCTCTCCGTCTTCTGGTGGAAAGAAAATCTGGCCCTGGTCAGCCCAATAATGGCACCAAAATTACTGAATCAAGACGCCAAATAACTGACCTAGAAGGGAAGTTGCAGAAGGAGAAGGAAGAATTTGAG GAATCCTTCCAAAAAGTAGTGAAGACGGATGCAAGAAAAGGGCTGCATGCCATAGATATTCTTGAGCTGTATCGACTCAGACGACAAATCATTTTCCAGTCTTATATGTGGGACCGCCGCCTGATGCATGCAGATAGTTTTGATGACAAAAACCAACCAGGTGATGTGGAAGTCTCATGTTCAGAACCCATTCGGAAATCCCATAGTGTTGGTGAGAATCTTCATGATATCAATGTCCCTGTTAAGACTGGTGAAACTTTGTGTACTGCTGAATCTATTCCCGTTGATGCAAAATCTGTCCAAAATCCTGATGAAGAGGTCTGCAATAGGCACAGAGATTCTTCTGAGGTTGTTCATCTACCAACCGATGTGTGTCTTAACTCTGATCATGGAGATCAAGATCCAACTACATCTTTTGTTGGGGTGGATACCACGAGTGAATCTGATCCTCAGGAGTCAAATATTAGTGTCTGTAGATCCCTCTCTGACGGTCAAGCTCTTGTTTGTTTATCAGATACTCTTGAGGCAGCGTGGACTGGCGAAAACCACCCTGGTACTGAGATCCCTAAGAACATTAACTTTTCCGAGTCATTAGAAGCAGATACACCATCTACAATAGGCATATCTGAAAACTTGGATGTGGAAGACTCGGGGGAGGATTTGAGCCTGTCAAAGGTATCTCGGTCGCCTTCGGTTTTGTCAACAAGAGATTCTGATAATATGGAGGACGTTGTAAGCTGGTTAAGTATGCCGTTTATAAGTTTCTATCGATcattaaacaaaaattttgttGGACCTACCCAGAAACTGGATACGCTCGGTGAATACGATCCAGTATACATTTCATCATTTCAGGAGTCTGAACTCCAAGGTGGGGCCAAGTTGCTTCTGCCTGTGGGGATTAATGACACTGTCATTGCAGTGTATGACGATGAACCTACTAGTATTGTAGCTTATGCACTTGTTTCTCCTGAATTTCTTGCCCAAGTTTCTGATGAGCCGGAGAGACCTAAGGACATTGTTGGCTCGATGTTTTCTACGTTTTCTTTGGATGCTGGGCATTTTCAATCATTTCATTCTTCGGACGAAATGGTGCCGGATTCTTACAAAAGTCTTGGACCTGGAGATGAGAGCATCTCATCCTTGTCAACTGCTCGTAGCTCCTTGCCTGTGGATCTACTCTCTTTTACAAAATCTTTGCACACGAGAGTGTCTTTTTCTGACGATGGATCCAAGGTGAAATACGCAGTTACTTGTTACTATGCGAAGCGTTTTGAAAATCTTAGGAGTATATGTTGTCCATCCGAAATGGATTTTGTTAGATCCCTTAGCCGATGTAAGAAGTGGGGAGCTCAAGGTGGCAAGAGCAATGTATTTTTCGCTAAAACCTTGGATGATCGGTTTATCATAAAGCAAGTGACAAAGACTGAGCTGGAATCTTTCATTAAGTTTGCCCCTGGATATTTCAAGTATCTTTCAGAATCAATAGGCTCAGGAAGCCCAACGTGCCTAGCAAAGATCCTTGGAATTTATCAG GTCACATCCAAGCATCTGAAAGGCGGGAAAGAATCCAAAATGGATCTGCTGGTCATGGAGAATCTCCTGTTTGGTAGAAATCTGACACGGCTCTATGATCTTAAAGGATCTTCCAGGTCTCGATATAATCCTGATTCTTCTGGAAGTAATAAGGTTTTGCTGGATCAGAACTTGATTGAAGCTATGCCTACTTCCCCAATTTTTGTTGGAAACAAGGCCAAGAGATTACTGGAAAGAGCAGTCTGGA